A part of Papaver somniferum cultivar HN1 unplaced genomic scaffold, ASM357369v1 unplaced-scaffold_118, whole genome shotgun sequence genomic DNA contains:
- the LOC113330556 gene encoding uncharacterized protein LOC113330556 isoform X2 has protein sequence MEPVTLVVDKLKGFAKSSEDFLTGIRHWNDKPKSRNPREAFSDLMKLRDRQDKVERVLSFYKATKGQEVNTRVRGEVDVVGSLLFLENADQQTCDSLDKAGMQTGVGSRFTFETIVREKDALMVEFTATQNGYSGDVVGSPLSLSKVMYSANVSDWLSAVVIPVGAQCKDIASASNVLQQERSLTDYSFFGSPNMSQLHNVGAGAGAGAGAIVKSSNITATLAGIISSGMQQEQLNSVGIKRCFSTLGQILCQISKGTKLTLIGVHNKLIRPSQQQDIQLNRFTVPFGSLRKMNVGPTYASTSSPLADNLTRKANAEEELEGNNSGGGSIAVMVDSELDENTRIGSWFEMQNSTPAHMRWGFTMFDNLEAEEGESSVGWGLGVGGSGNIGSKKSQGGDLSSAWDHHFQVEAFLKMNMAIGGNKKFSLQPGLVYVMDGTTRLPALMLRSNWSL, from the exons atgGAGCCTGTAACTTTAGTGGTTGATAAACTAAAGGGTTTTGCAAAATCAAGTGAAGATTTCTTGACGGGCATCCGCCATTGGAATGACAAGCCTAAAAGTCgcaatccg AGAGAAGCATTTTCGGACCTTATGAAACTGAGAGATAGACAGGATAAAGTTGAACGGGTGCTTTCTTTTTATAAAGCTACGAAGGGCCAAGAAGTCAACACTCGTGTAAGAGGAGAGGTAGATGTAGTGGGGTCGTTACTATTTTTGGAAAATGCAGATCAACAAACCTGTGATTCACTTGATAAAGCAGGAATGCAGACAGGAGTTGGTTCTAGGTTCACTTTTGAAACAATCGTCAGGGAAAAGGATGCACTTATGGTAGAGTTCACGGCAACTCAGAATGGCTATAGTGGTGATGTTGTTGGGAGCCCACTTTCACTTTCAAAAGTCATGTATTCAGCGAATGTTAGTGATTGGTTATCGGCAGTTGTAATTCCAGTGGGAGCGCAGTGCAAAGATATTGCATCTGCTTCAAATGTATTGCAGCAG GAACGGAGCCTGACAGACTATTCTTTCTTCGGGTCACCAAATATGAGTCAACTTCATAATGTAGGCGCTGGGgctggtgctggtgctggtgctaTTGTGAAGAGTTCAAACATAACTGCCACACTGGCTGGGATCATTTCTAGTGGGATGCAGCAGGAGCAGCTAAATTCTGTGGGTATTAAGCGTTGCTTCAGTACTTTGGGGCAGATTTTGTGTCAAATATCGAAGGGAACAAAGCTCACTCTAATTGGTGTTCACAATAAACTTATCAGACCAAGTCAACAACAAGATATTCAGCTTAATAGATTTACGGTTCCATTTGGTAGTTTGAGAAAAATGAACGTGGGCCCCACTTATGCCTCAACTTCATCTCCTTTGGCTGACAACTTGACAAGGAAGGCTAATGCAGAAGAAGAGCTAGAGGGGAATAATTCAGGTGGTGGATCAATTGCAGTCATGGTAGACTCGGAACTTGATGAGAACACAAGAATTGGAAGTTGGTTTGAGATGCAGAACTCAACTCCAGCGCATATGAGATGGGGTTTTACAATGTTTGATAACCTTGAAGCAGAAGAAGGTGAATCATCAGTAGGATGGGGACTGGGTGTCGGCGGAAGTGGAAACATCGGATCCAAAAAAAGTCAAGGAGGAGACTTGTCCTCTGCATGGGATCATCATTTTCAGGTGGAAGCTTTCttgaagatgaatatggctatTGGGGGTAATAAGAAATTCAGCTTGCAGCCTGGTCTTGTTTATGTGATGGATGGAACGACTCGTCTTCCTGCCTTGATGCTACGGTCGAATTGGTCGCTGTGA
- the LOC113330555 gene encoding histone-lysine N-methyltransferase ASHH1-like, which translates to MQEEQAEGLLPPQYIHIEQNDFLYRKHKKQKEEDIATCLCKYNADDPDTACGERCLNVLTSTECTPEYCPCGTYCKNQKFQKCEYAKLKLVKTEGRGWGLLADENIKEGQFIIEYCGEVISRKEARRRSHTYELQGLKDAFIITLNAYESIDATRKGSLARFINHSCQPNCETRKWTVLGEVRVGIFSKQDIPVGAELAYDYNFEWFGGAKVRCLCGAASCSGFLGAKSRGFQEDTYLWEENDDRYSVENIPLYDSEEDGPKILKASGDSSKVESSTMIIKHDHSLKTNAIAEPVLSSQSSALVIEPLDSIPMEGVVMNEGKIEVSGEMKVYQSDTNATRAHQAFAQKNAMVSRIRSNSACRNYYIQRSPMSNKKSANYANGKSKHLAQKQVDAAFVAQLLASKEARDEINDCEEKKKEVTYELDMLYNEIRPAIEEHEKDSQESVSTSLAEKWIEASCAKLKAEFDLYASIIKNVTSAQEKAGEKTHLAERVGDENGMKYLTNY; encoded by the exons ATGCAGGAGGAACAAGCAGAAGGATTACTACCTCCTCAGTACATACATATTGAGCAAAACGATTTCTTGTATCGGAA GCACAAGAAGCAGAAAGAGGAAGATATTGCAACATGCCTTTGCAAATATAATGCTGATGATCCTGATACTGCATGCGGGGAGAGGTGCTTGAATGTACTAACTAGTACTGAATGTACACCTGAGTATTGCCCTTGTGGTACTTATTGCAAGAATCAG AAATTTCAGAAATGTGAATATGCTAAATTGAAGCTGGTCAAAACTGAAGGCCGTGGGTGGGGTCTTTTGGCTGACGAGAatattaag GAAGGACAGTTTATCATAGAATACTGTGGAGAGGTAATCTCTCGAAAAGAAGCAAGACGAAGGTCTCATACATATGAACTGCAAG GCCTCAAAGATGCATTTATAATAACTTTGAATGCCTATGAATCAATTGATGCCACTAGAAAGGGAAGCCTCGCTAGGTTTATCAACCATTCATG CCAGCCGAATTGTGAAACTAGGAAATGGACAGTGTTAGGGGAAGTAAGAGTTGGGATATTCTCCAAACAAGATATTCCTGTTGGAGCCGAGCTGGCATATGATTATAACTTTGAATGGTTTGGAGGCGCTAAGGTTCGCTGTCTCTGTGGTGCAGCTAGTTGTTCGGGATTTCTTGGGGCAAAATCTCGTGGGTTTCAG GAGGACACATATCTGTGGGAAGAAAATGATGACAG ATACTCGGTGGAGAATATCCCTTTGTATGATTCAGAGGAGGATGGCCCTAAGATCCTTAAGGCAAGTGGAGACTCCTCAAAAGTTGAATCTAGTACCATGATAATAAAACATGACCATTCTTTGAAAACGAATGCCATAGCTGAACCTGTGCTTAGTTCACAGTCCTCGGCGCTTGTTATAGAGCCACTTGATTCAATTCCAATGGAGGGTGTGGTAATGAATGAGGGGAAGATTGAAGTAAGCGGGGAAATGAAAGTATATCAGTCTGATACAAATGCCACTAGAGCTCATCAGGCTTTTGCACAGAAAAATGCAATGGTGTCTCGTATACGAAGTAATAGTGCATGTCGGAATTATTACATACAGCGGAGCCCTATGTCCAACAAAAAATCAGCAAATTATGCTAACGGCAAGTCAAAACATTTAGCCCAGAAACAAGTTGATGCAGCATTTGTCGCTCAACTTTTAGCATCAAAGGAAGCAAGAGACGAGATCAATGACTGTGAG gagaagaagaaagaggtgaCATACGAACTGGACATGTTGTATAACGAGATACGGCCAGCTATTGAAGAGCATGAGAAGGACAGCCAAGAGAGCGTCTCTACCAGCCTCGCAGAGAAGTGGATTGAAGCAAGCTGCGCAAAACTGAAAGCAGAATTCGATCTTTACGCCTCCATCATCAAGAATGTCACTTCTGCTCAAGAAAAAGCTGGGGAAAAAACACATCTTGCTGAAAGAGTTGGCGATGAAAATGGGATGAAATATCTGACAAATTATTAG
- the LOC113330556 gene encoding uncharacterized protein LOC113330556 isoform X1 produces MEPVTLVVDKLKGFAKSSEDFLTGIRHWNDKPKSRNPIEILKRLQREAFSDLMKLRDRQDKVERVLSFYKATKGQEVNTRVRGEVDVVGSLLFLENADQQTCDSLDKAGMQTGVGSRFTFETIVREKDALMVEFTATQNGYSGDVVGSPLSLSKVMYSANVSDWLSAVVIPVGAQCKDIASASNVLQQERSLTDYSFFGSPNMSQLHNVGAGAGAGAGAIVKSSNITATLAGIISSGMQQEQLNSVGIKRCFSTLGQILCQISKGTKLTLIGVHNKLIRPSQQQDIQLNRFTVPFGSLRKMNVGPTYASTSSPLADNLTRKANAEEELEGNNSGGGSIAVMVDSELDENTRIGSWFEMQNSTPAHMRWGFTMFDNLEAEEGESSVGWGLGVGGSGNIGSKKSQGGDLSSAWDHHFQVEAFLKMNMAIGGNKKFSLQPGLVYVMDGTTRLPALMLRSNWSL; encoded by the exons atgGAGCCTGTAACTTTAGTGGTTGATAAACTAAAGGGTTTTGCAAAATCAAGTGAAGATTTCTTGACGGGCATCCGCCATTGGAATGACAAGCCTAAAAGTCgcaatccg ATTGAAATCTTGAAACGTTTGCAGAGAGAAGCATTTTCGGACCTTATGAAACTGAGAGATAGACAGGATAAAGTTGAACGGGTGCTTTCTTTTTATAAAGCTACGAAGGGCCAAGAAGTCAACACTCGTGTAAGAGGAGAGGTAGATGTAGTGGGGTCGTTACTATTTTTGGAAAATGCAGATCAACAAACCTGTGATTCACTTGATAAAGCAGGAATGCAGACAGGAGTTGGTTCTAGGTTCACTTTTGAAACAATCGTCAGGGAAAAGGATGCACTTATGGTAGAGTTCACGGCAACTCAGAATGGCTATAGTGGTGATGTTGTTGGGAGCCCACTTTCACTTTCAAAAGTCATGTATTCAGCGAATGTTAGTGATTGGTTATCGGCAGTTGTAATTCCAGTGGGAGCGCAGTGCAAAGATATTGCATCTGCTTCAAATGTATTGCAGCAG GAACGGAGCCTGACAGACTATTCTTTCTTCGGGTCACCAAATATGAGTCAACTTCATAATGTAGGCGCTGGGgctggtgctggtgctggtgctaTTGTGAAGAGTTCAAACATAACTGCCACACTGGCTGGGATCATTTCTAGTGGGATGCAGCAGGAGCAGCTAAATTCTGTGGGTATTAAGCGTTGCTTCAGTACTTTGGGGCAGATTTTGTGTCAAATATCGAAGGGAACAAAGCTCACTCTAATTGGTGTTCACAATAAACTTATCAGACCAAGTCAACAACAAGATATTCAGCTTAATAGATTTACGGTTCCATTTGGTAGTTTGAGAAAAATGAACGTGGGCCCCACTTATGCCTCAACTTCATCTCCTTTGGCTGACAACTTGACAAGGAAGGCTAATGCAGAAGAAGAGCTAGAGGGGAATAATTCAGGTGGTGGATCAATTGCAGTCATGGTAGACTCGGAACTTGATGAGAACACAAGAATTGGAAGTTGGTTTGAGATGCAGAACTCAACTCCAGCGCATATGAGATGGGGTTTTACAATGTTTGATAACCTTGAAGCAGAAGAAGGTGAATCATCAGTAGGATGGGGACTGGGTGTCGGCGGAAGTGGAAACATCGGATCCAAAAAAAGTCAAGGAGGAGACTTGTCCTCTGCATGGGATCATCATTTTCAGGTGGAAGCTTTCttgaagatgaatatggctatTGGGGGTAATAAGAAATTCAGCTTGCAGCCTGGTCTTGTTTATGTGATGGATGGAACGACTCGTCTTCCTGCCTTGATGCTACGGTCGAATTGGTCGCTGTGA